CTCCAGTTGCCGGATGGTAATATTGTTTCATTCAATTTGCTGCCGAATAAATTGTAAATTTCTAACTGGACATCTTGCTTCAATTGAGGGTATGAAATAGTGAACTGTTCACCTCTAACAGGATTGGGATAGATGTGAAAAAGATTGGAGGCAGGAAGAGAAGTAATTGCGTCAATTACCAGACTATCGCATGCGCTGCCAGTCAAGGCTCCCAGTCTATAGTTTGGAAAATTTGGAGGAAAGCCGAGGGGGCAGGGAAGTTCAATAGCGTGTTGAATAACATTACATGCAAGTCCTTGCTGCTCTGTAAGTGGTAAACATGGGAATTATGATTGCTGGATTTTTAAAATTGATCATCAGGGATTTATTGAATGGAAAAACTCCTGTGGTGGTTCTGACAATGAGGGGGCATATTCAATTCAACAAACAATTGATCATGGTTTAAACTCGGTTTTAACACCGGAAAATCGGAAATAAGTGTACCTTCTTCACAACTTATTATTTCGCCAAATCCAATATTATCTAGTATTAAATTAAATCTCATTCATCCCGATGACATAAACATTAGCTTATTTGATGTACAAGGACGCCTACTCAGAATATTTAGCTGCGGAAGGTTAGATTTTGGAATAAATAAAATTAATTTGGACAGAAATGATCTATTACTTTTAAGTAATGGTATATATATACTTCATGTTCAAGGAAAATTTACAAATATCTCATCCAAAATTTTATTAATGAAAAACTAGAGTATGATCATTCAATAGTATTAACATGTAATAGCTACTACTTCACCTGACAGACAGGGATGTAGTAGCTATTACATCTATGGTGTATCAATAGCTCAGTACAATTCGTACCACGTCCTGCTTTTCATTGCGAATAACCCGAATGAGGTATGTACCAGGAGCCAGACCTTGATCAATAAGTGGTAATTCAAGGGTGTACTCACCAGCCGCAACGTATTCGGCATCCAATTTGATTAGGCTCCTTCCGGCTAAGTCCAATAGTTCTAAATGAACTTTGCCTTGTTCAGTCATCGTGAATTTCAGAGTAACGTTTTCTGCAGTTGGATTAGGGTAGACCTGAACTTCATCGACGCCAACCGAAAAAACCTCAGCTTCCCTGCAAGAGATAGATGTGGTCTTTGTTTTTGGATTACTATAACCACATGTATTTCTGGCTTTCACGCTCACCTGTCCTGATCGATTGCCCATTCGTACTGAGATTGATACTGTGCCCTGTCCTGTTAAAATAGAAGCTCCCTGAGGAACTGACCATGTATAGGATGTAGCCCCTTGGACAGGCTGACTACTGTATGCATATATCTGGTTGTGGCATACGCCGCCTGGTCCACTAATTGACGCCGGGGAAGAAGGTACTGTAGAAACCGAGAGGCATCTTGTCGAGGAAGTTCCGCAGCTATTCACAGCTCTCACACTAATCGTACCCCCGGAAGTGCATCCCCCGCCAAACGATACTGTGATTCCAGTACTGCCCTGCCCCGAAGTTATCGAAATGCCCGGACTTGTAGTCCATTGGTATGAGGTTGCGCCGCTTACAGGTAAAATTGAA
Above is a window of Bacteroidota bacterium DNA encoding:
- a CDS encoding T9SS type A sorting domain-containing protein, whose translation is MSVPSSQLIISPNPILSSIKLNLIHPDDINISLFDVQGRLLRIFSCGRLDFGINKINLDRNDLLLLSNGIYILHVQGKFTNISSKILLMKN
- a CDS encoding T9SS type A sorting domain-containing protein yields the protein MYVQQPVIMCGGEGGGCGPTSCVSVTIQVLNRPSLPGSISGPTFGLCNLTGVSYSILPVSGATSYQWTTSPGISITSGQGSTGITVSFGGGCTSGGTISVRAVNSCGTSSTRCLSVSTVPSSPASISGPGGVCHNQIYAYSSQPVQGATSYTWSVPQGASILTGQGTVSISVRMGNRSGQVSVKARNTCGYSNPKTKTTSISCREAEVFSVGVDEVQVYPNPTAENVTLKFTMTEQGKVHLELLDLAGRSLIKLDAEYVAAGEYTLELPLIDQGLAPGTYLIRVIRNEKQDVVRIVLSY
- a CDS encoding T9SS type A sorting domain-containing protein; this encodes MTGSACDSLVIDAITSLPASNLFHIYPNPVRGEQFTISYPQLKQDVQLEIYNLFGSKLNETILPSGNWSMKISAENLSGGVYFACLRNSKTSEVIKFFVAQ